The Parcubacteria group bacterium genome has a window encoding:
- a CDS encoding GatB/YqeY domain-containing protein, translating to MLLRKQILEDLKTAMKNGETDIRDTLRVIDSMIKNEEIAQKKREDGLDDANTIAIVKRAIKQRKDSAQQFRQGGREDLAQKEEREIAIVEKYLPLQMGEEEVRVVVKKIIETVGASSKADMGKVMGPVMKEIGDTADGAVVRTIVEEFLS from the coding sequence ATGTTGCTACGCAAACAAATCCTTGAAGATCTCAAAACTGCGATGAAAAATGGAGAAACCGATATTCGTGATACATTGCGCGTTATCGATAGTATGATCAAAAATGAAGAAATCGCACAAAAGAAACGAGAGGATGGTTTGGATGATGCAAATACGATTGCGATTGTAAAGCGTGCAATCAAGCAAAGAAAAGATAGTGCGCAACAATTCCGCCAAGGTGGCAGAGAGGATCTTGCGCAAAAAGAAGAACGCGAGATCGCGATCGTTGAAAAATATTTGCCACTGCAGATGGGTGAAGAAGAGGTGCGTGTAGTCGTCAAGAAGATCATTGAAACCGTTGGTGCGTCTTCAAAGGCCGATATGGGTAAAGTGATGGGGCCAGTGATGAAAGAAATTGGCGATACGGCAGATGGTGCTGTCGTGCGAACAATCGTGGAAGAATTTTTGTCATAA
- the ybeY gene encoding rRNA maturation RNase YbeY: MGIKVELNAGEYTRCYSRKLLQCIARKTVDASQKVNSKLKNITISVAIVDEDEIQRVNREFRGKDRVTDVISVGDYSDDRDITSEREKEIFLGEVILCYNYIIRSAQENGVSADEEFFSVYTHGILHLLGFVHGKKMFLLQDAIVGDVNSCLVSL; this comes from the coding sequence ATGGGAATCAAAGTCGAACTTAACGCTGGTGAATATACACGTTGCTATAGTCGGAAATTATTGCAATGCATTGCACGTAAGACGGTTGATGCATCACAGAAAGTGAATAGCAAACTCAAAAATATCACTATTAGTGTTGCAATTGTAGATGAAGATGAAATTCAGCGTGTCAATAGAGAATTTCGTGGTAAAGATCGTGTAACGGACGTGATTTCTGTCGGAGATTATAGCGATGATCGTGATATAACATCAGAAAGGGAAAAAGAGATTTTTCTCGGGGAGGTGATTTTGTGCTATAATTACATTATTAGATCTGCGCAAGAGAACGGTGTTTCTGCAGATGAGGAGTTTTTTTCTGTCTATACACATGGTATACTACATTTACTCGGTTTTGTGCATGGAAAAAAGATGTTTCTATTGCAGGATGCGATTGTGGGAGATGTTAACTCATGTTTAGTGTCTTTATGA
- a CDS encoding diacylglycerol kinase: protein MKGYTIVGSIKAAMRGLIYAFQRERNFRVETYVAVVIIGALFGLHASLIHSTIIVTMIFLVFMIELMNTAIERVVDILKPQKHPYAGVIKDVSAASVLVLSIGASIVGVMIFVPLIIAAIK from the coding sequence ATGAAAGGATATACAATTGTAGGGAGTATAAAAGCCGCTATGCGAGGATTGATTTATGCCTTTCAACGTGAAAGGAATTTCCGTGTAGAAACATATGTTGCTGTGGTTATTATTGGTGCGCTTTTTGGCTTGCATGCGTCATTGATACATTCAACAATTATTGTCACAATGATTTTTTTGGTTTTTATGATAGAATTGATGAATACTGCTATCGAGCGTGTTGTGGATATTTTAAAACCGCAGAAACATCCATATGCGGGTGTAATTAAAGACGTGTCAGCTGCCTCCGTGCTTGTTCTCAGTATTGGTGCAAGTATCGTTGGCGTTATGATCTTTGTGCCACTGATTATTGCGGCAATAAAGTAA